A region of the Pseudarthrobacter phenanthrenivorans Sphe3 genome:
AGGATGGGGTAGACCGCGAAGATCACCAGGGCCAGGCCTACGTAGATGGCGAAGGTGAACTTGCCCAGCGACCCGATGGTGTCCCAGCCGTAGACTGCAACTGCGTTGCCGATGAGGCCGACGGTGCCCAGCGGTGCGATGCGGATGATCCACCAGAGGACCTTCTGGATCACGGCAAGGGCCGAGGCGTTCAGGTTCAGGAACGGCTCGGCAGCCTTGCCCACCTTGAGGGCGGCAACACCGACGGCGATGGCGATCACCAGGATCTGGAGCACGTTGAAGCTGACAGCGGTGGTGACAGCGCCGGACTCGGCAACGGTGGAGCTGGCGCCCAGGCCGAGGAAGTTCTTGGGGAACAGGCCCACCAGGAAGGCCCACCAGTCACCGGACTTGCCGGCGTACTTGGCTTCCTCGGTGATGCCGGTGTTGGCCCCCGGCTGCAGCAGGACGCCCAGGCCGATGCCGATCAGCACGGCGATCAGGGAGGTGATGGCGAACCAGAGAAGCGTGTTCCAGGCCAGCTTGGCAGCGTTGGACACCTGGCGGAGGTTGGAGATGGAGCTGACCACGGCGGTGAAGATCAGGGGCACGACGGCGGTCTGCAGCAGTGACACATAGCTGGAACCGATGGTCTGCAGCGTGGCGCCGAGGGCGTTGGGGCTGGCTTTGGTGCTGCCGGTGTACTTGGCCAGCAGGCCGAGGCCGAGCCCTACGATGAGGGCGGCAATGATCTGGAAGCCGAACGAGCCAGCCCATTTGGGCAGCTGGAAACCGGTCTTTCCTGCGGGGGAGGGGGTGCTTGTCTGAGTGCTCACCAGAACAAGCTAGACCCCCATCCCATACCACGACGAACGAACATTGAGAAATATTACGCTCCCCAACTTCCCCTAAAACCAGCAAAACCGCGTGAAATCAAGGGAGCAGGGGCGCTATGTTACTTATTCCCGGTGCTGGTGTGCTTAATGTCTCGCTCCCGGCCGCGCGAAGGCTAGGTAAGCAGCGCCCGCCGGAGCGTGTCCAGTCCGACAGAGGCGATGTTGAGCGCCCTCGTATGGAATTCCTTGAGGTCGAATCCTGGCCGGGCCTCGAGTTCGGCGCGGATCTGTTCCCAGAGCCGCTGGCCGACCTTGTAGGAGGGCGCCTGTCCCGGCCACCCCAGGTAGCGGGTGAACTCAA
Encoded here:
- a CDS encoding dicarboxylate/amino acid:cation symporter, with product MSTQTSTPSPAGKTGFQLPKWAGSFGFQIIAALIVGLGLGLLAKYTGSTKASPNALGATLQTIGSSYVSLLQTAVVPLIFTAVVSSISNLRQVSNAAKLAWNTLLWFAITSLIAVLIGIGLGVLLQPGANTGITEEAKYAGKSGDWWAFLVGLFPKNFLGLGASSTVAESGAVTTAVSFNVLQILVIAIAVGVAALKVGKAAEPFLNLNASALAVIQKVLWWIIRIAPLGTVGLIGNAVAVYGWDTIGSLGKFTFAIYVGLALVIFAVYPILVRAHGLSIKQYFSGVWPAVQLAFVSRSSVGTLPLTQRVTERSLGVPRAYASFAVPLGATTKMDGCAAIYPAISAIFVAQFFGIQLDFTQYLLIALVSVLGSAATAGTTGAVVMLTLTLSTLGLPLAGVGLLLAIDPILDMGRTAVNVAGQALVPTIVAKRQGILDEALYNAPRNGTPFVDDSEAAAGPTDGTSTDTTSRQLEDAKA